A stretch of Henckelia pumila isolate YLH828 chromosome 4, ASM3356847v2, whole genome shotgun sequence DNA encodes these proteins:
- the LOC140863199 gene encoding uncharacterized protein, with protein sequence MYSVKISELVFKFVLFFVVRIVVLLRDFCKLHTTPWRQKFFQLNLHLDKEKFCNFNMEPSKTHDLEQFNSAQLGIDYLGPESQVYTVDTSGHANANLKPSDIYFSESKPVHNYSIQTGEEFVLEFMRDRVNPRRPFIPNVSEDPSHAPRYLELKSILGISRTGSESGSDISMISTGEKGSRELERKNSSLLAEKVNGSSLLSMQSVPHISSEFNGNYKLMNSSSGESGTSSTKLKILCSFAGKILPRPSDGKLRYVGGETRIIRIRRDITWQELWLKTTEIYGETHTIKYQLPGEELDALVSVSSDEDLLNMMEECNILEDGKGSQKLRMFLLSFGDLDDTHLTLANSDSDSEMKYLVAINGMDGRMEKGSKLSGPTGFSGNNLNDSEALNIERETGRIGTEFLAVSNLNSAGILVPSVATESSKFILPISSKVDEDDLLFFHGQTSQHDEVKQYSPPSGYNLHPPYNILPQTQNGDPQSSCGPIYHQQQALEGKTVRSSRAQGTQLQEKEGKLEANGSTPTDSAINQVPVSDQFVSSQMQSCSSKSSFLFEEPSPVASKLDGELSSKILWSDGTPMESVQVSETSDVVDPSGLPESYENCHVSNIPPAPELINSVSDPATLSYFESSCPQRGFYSERIPREQAELLSRISKSDDSYSSQFFVNQSQNDAALQDLIMEYDEKSRTGNVDTFVKTLISNEKPFPVERETLDHELTWNKKLSQEDTIDIKGPMLENQVLVSEAETGLKLPTVRHEDSIQPSQDPTTDCFNGAVGNHSVASDANGNSQPSTQTIAHEKLDVGAPTTAQRDIINDIDDPFSGDLLSEIFSKAIFSDTGPLQKDCAGVSVNIENHDPKHWSFFQRLAGDQFGRRDVSLIDQDHGLSSGLTKVEEEALLNYNFLPLARVPSSHVEVQQKYGEDDQKGLPCGDEAVSVALSSNYNVSKGNNSEGLQYDDLMDNNTKIEDSDYEDGNISLPHFDPSLVDFDIHSLQIIKNTDLEELRELGSGTFGTVYHGKWRGSDVAIKRIKKSCFTGRQSEKERLTFDFWKEAGILSKLHHPNVVAFYGVEQDGPGGTLATVTEYMVDGSLRQVLLRKDRHLDRRKRLIIAMDAAFGMEYLHSKNIVHFDLKCDNLLVNLKDLSRPICKVGDFGLSKIKRNTLVSGGVRGTLPWMAPELLNGGSIKVSEKVDAFSFGIVLWEILTGEEPYANMHYGAIIGGIVNNTLRPTIPSYCDPEWRRLMEQCWSPNPAARPSFSEIASRLRVMASVAQTRKASS encoded by the exons ATGTATAGCGTAAAGATCAGTGAACTTGTTTTCAAGTTTGTTCTTTTCTTTGTGGTGAGGATTGTGGTGCTTCTCCGTGACTTTTGTAAGCTACACACGACACCGTGGCGTCAAAAGTTtttccagttgaatctgcattTGGACAAGGAGAAATTCTGTAATTTTAATATGGAACCATCAAAAACTCATGATTTGGAGCAATTCAATTCTGCACAACTCGGAATTGATTATCTTGGTCCTGAGTCACAAGTTTATACGGTGGATACTTCTGGTCACGCAAATGCAAATTTGAAGCcttcagatatttatttttcagaatCTAAACCTGTTCATAATTACTCTATACAGACTGGTGAGGAATTTGTTCTTGAATTTATGCGTGACAGGGTAAATCCTAGAAGGCCGTTTATTCCAAATGTCTCTGAGGATCCTAGTCATGCACCTCGATACTTGGAGCTAAAAAGCATTTTAGGAATAAGTCGTACTGGCTCTGAAAGTGGTTCAGATATTTCCATGATTTCCACTGGAGAAAAAGGTTCAAGAGAATTAGAGcgtaagaattcatctttacttgCAGAAAAGGTTAATGGCAGCTCTTTGCTATCTATGCAATCAGTGCCACACATATCATCAGAGTTTAACGGTAACTATAAACTTATGAATTCTTCATCTGGAGAATCTGGTACCTCATCAACAAAGCTTAAGATTCTCTGCAGTTTTGCTGGTAAAATCCTACCTCGACCTAGTGATGGAAAGCTCAGATATGTTGGGGGTGAAACACGCATCATCCGGATAAGGAGGGACATTACATGGCAAGAATTGTGGCTGAAAACTACTGAAATTTATGGTGAAACACACACCATAAAATACCAGCTTCCTGGGGAGGAGCTTGATGCACTAGTTTCTGTATCGAGCGATGAGGATCTGTTAAACATGATGGAGGAGTGCAATATATTAGAAGATGGAAAAGGTTCACAAAAGCTTCGAATGTTTCTGCTCTCTTTTGGGGATTTGGATGATACTCATCTCACTCTAGCCAACTCTGATAGTGATTCTGAGATGAAATATTTAGTTGCCATTAATGGAATGGACGGTAGAATGGAAAAAGGCTCAAAACTAAGTGGTCCGACAGGCTTTTCTGGCAATAATTTAAATGACTCGGAAGCACTGAACATTGAGAGGGAGACAGGTAGGATTGGGACTGAATTTTTAGCGGTTAGCAACTTAAATTCAGCTGGCATCCTTGTCCCATCAGTGGCAACTGAATCTTCAAAATTTATTCTACCAATTTCCTCTAAAGTTGATGAAGATGATTTGCTCTTCTTTCATGGTCAAACTTCACAACATGATGAAGTCAAGCAATATTCTCCACCATCTGGCTACAATCTGCATCCCCCTTATAATATACTGCCTCAGACTCAGAATGGGGATCCACAATCTTCTTGTGGACCTATTTATCATCAACAACAAGCACTTGAGGGGAAAACTGTTAGAAGCTCAAGAGCGCAGGGCACACAATTGCAAGAAAAGGAAGGAAAATTAGAAGCTAATGGTTCAACTCCTACCGATAGTGCCATTAATCAAGTACCGGTTAGTGACCAATTTGTTTCTTCACAGATGCAAAGTTGCAGCTCAAAATCTAGTTTTCTTTTTGAAGAGCCATCTCCGGTGGCCTCTAAACTGGATGGTGAACTTTCGTCAAAGATATTATGGAGTGACGGGACCCCCATGGAATCTGTGCAGGTCTCAGAAACTTCtgatgttgttgatccatctGGACTTCCTGAATCCTATGAGAATTGTCACGTCTCCAATATTCCCCCTGCCCCAGAATTAATAAATTCAGTGTCTGATCCTGCCACCTTGAGCTACTTTGAGTCTTCGTGTCCTCAACGGGGCTTTTATTCTGAACGTATTCCTCGAGAGCAGGCAGAGTTGCTCAGCAGAATATCGAAGTCAGATGATTCATACAGTTCGCAGTTTTTTGTTAACCAGTCACAAAATGACGCTGCACTGCAGGATTTAATCATGGAGtatgatgaaaaatctcgaactGGGAATGTAGATACTTTTGTGAAGACATTAATTTCTAATGAAAAGCCCTTCCCTGTGGAACGTGAAACACTCGATCATGAACTTACCTGGAACAAAAAGCTGAGTCAAGAAGATACTATTGATATTAAAGGTCCCATGCTTGAAAATCAAGTTCTTGTTTCAGAGGCAGAAACTGGTCTAAAGCTCCCTACTGTGAGGCATGAGGATTCAATACAACCATCTCAAGATCCCACAACTGATTGCTTCAATGGAGCAGTCGGCAATCATTCCGTTGCATCTGATGCTAATGGGAATTCGCAACCTTCTACACAAACCATAGCTCATGAAAAACTCGACGTTGGTGCTCCCACAACTGCACAGAGAGACATAATAAATGATATCGATGACCCATTCTCTGGTGATCTACtttctgaaattttttcaaaagcTATTTTTTCTGATACTGGTCCTCTTCAGAAAGATTGTGCTGGTGTGAGTGTGAATATAGAAAACCATGACCCTAAACATTGGTCCTTCTTCCAGAGACTGGCAGGGGATCAATTTGGGAGAAGGGATGTTTCTCTTATTGATCAGGACCATGGTCTTTCCTCTGGCCTTACGAAAGTTGAAGAGGAAGCCCTGTTAAATTATAACTTCCTACCTCTGGCGAGAGTTCCTTCTAGTCACGTGGAAGTGCAGCAGAAATATGGTGAAGATGATCAGAAAGGCTTGCCTTGTGGAGATGAAGCAGTCTCAGTAGCACTTAGTTCCAACTACAACGTATCAAAAGGAAACAACAGTGAAGGATTGCAATACGATGATTTGATGGATAATAATACAAAAATTGAAGACTCAGACTATGAG GATGGAAATATCAGCTTACCTCATTTTGATCCCTCGCTAGTGGATTTTGATATACACTCATTGCAG ATTATAAAAAATACCGATCTTGAGGAATTGAGGGAACTTGGTTCAGGCACATTTGGGACTGTATATCATGGAAAATGGAGAGGCTCAGATGTAGCAATCAAGCGAATAAAAAAGAGTTGCTTTACTGGTCGACAATCAGAAAAAGAGAGATTG ACCTTTGACTTCTGGAAGGAAGCTGGAATTCTCTCAAAGCTTCACCACCCAAATGTGGTTGCATTTTATGGTGTTGAACAAGATGGACCAGGGGGGACGTTGGCTACCGTGACAGAATACATGGTTGATGGATCTTTAAGACAGGTCTTACTTCGGAAAGATAG GCATCTTGATCGTCGAAAGCGGCTCATAATTGCAATGGATGCGGCATTTGGAATGGAGTATTTGCATTCAAAGAATATAGTGCACTTTGATCTCAAATGTGACAATTTGCTTGTTAACTTGAAAGATCTGTCGAGACCTATATGCAAG GTAGGCGATTTTGGTCTATCAAAAATTAAGAGGAACACCTTGGTTTCTGGTGGAGTTAGAGGAACTCTTCCGTGGATGGCTCCAGAGCTGTTAAATGGTGGTAGCATCAAAGTTTCTGAGAAG GTCGATGCCTTTTCATTTGGTATTGTCCTGTGGGAGATACTCACTGGAGAGGAGCCTTATGCAAACATGCATTATGGGGCTATCATAG GAGGCATTGTGAATAACACACTGAGGCCAACCATTCCAAGCTACTGCGATCCAGAATGGAGAAGATTAATGGAACAGTGTTGGTCCCCAAATCCTGCTGCACGGCCATCTTTCTCAGAAATTGCTAGTCGGTTGCGTGTAATGGCTTCTGTGGCTCAGACTCGTAAGGCAAGTTCATAG